One window of the Anolis sagrei isolate rAnoSag1 chromosome 5, rAnoSag1.mat, whole genome shotgun sequence genome contains the following:
- the SMIM20 gene encoding small integral membrane protein 20, translating into MARLPRTLLVFGGFVGLVGAALYPIYFRPLMHLEDYKKEQAVNRAGIIQEDVQPPGLKVWSDPFGRK; encoded by the exons ATGGCGCGCCTGCCTCGCACCCTCCTGGTCTTCGGGGGCTTCGTGGGCCTGGTGGGGGCGGCCCTGTACCCCATCTACTTCCGGCCCCTGATGCACCTGGAGGACTACA aAAAGGAGCAAGCAGTAAACCGAGCTGGTATTATTCAAGAAGATGTTCAACCTCCAG GATTAAAAGTATGGTCTGATCCATTTGGAAGAAAGTAA